From a region of the Fervidicoccaceae archaeon genome:
- a CDS encoding NAD+ synthase: MDRQPAVPVIDYARAADRISQCVKDYLDASGAKGYVLGVSGGLDSAVTAYLLVRGVGKERVHALILPERETDIREIEDAKLVADSLGIRYVIADISEAVEGILKMFGESYGTAERVAKGNVKARVRMTALYFLANTRKLLVSATSDRSEFLLGYFTKWGDGAGDVYPIISLYKTQVREMAKFLGVPEKIWRKPSSPGLWPGQTAEGEIGLSYEEIDTILHMLVDRQETVEEASRLTGIPIEKVETVWKKVISSSHKRFRLQSCGI; the protein is encoded by the coding sequence TTGGATAGGCAGCCTGCTGTTCCCGTGATCGACTATGCAAGAGCAGCAGATAGGATTTCTCAGTGCGTCAAGGACTACCTCGATGCAAGTGGAGCTAAAGGCTATGTATTGGGAGTTAGTGGCGGTCTTGACTCGGCTGTAACAGCATATCTCCTTGTTAGAGGTGTAGGGAAGGAGAGGGTCCATGCGCTCATTCTTCCGGAAAGAGAAACGGACATCAGAGAAATTGAGGATGCAAAACTAGTTGCTGACAGCCTGGGCATAAGGTATGTGATAGCTGACATAAGTGAAGCTGTTGAGGGGATCCTCAAAATGTTTGGAGAGAGCTATGGTACTGCTGAGAGGGTAGCTAAGGGCAACGTTAAGGCTAGAGTGAGGATGACTGCTCTATATTTCCTTGCAAACACTAGGAAACTTCTAGTCTCCGCCACAAGTGATAGAAGCGAGTTTCTTCTGGGGTATTTTACTAAGTGGGGGGATGGAGCAGGAGACGTCTATCCAATAATCTCCCTGTATAAAACACAGGTCAGAGAGATGGCAAAATTTCTAGGAGTGCCAGAGAAAATTTGGAGAAAGCCTAGCTCCCCAGGACTTTGGCCAGGACAGACGGCGGAGGGAGAAATTGGTTTGAGCTATGAGGAAATTGATACTATCTTGCACATGCTCGTGGATAGGCAGGAGACTGTTGAAGAAGCTTCAAGGCTCACCGGGATTCCAATTGAGAAAGTTGAAACTGTTTGGAAAAAGGTAATTTCCAGCTCACATAAAAGGTTCAGGCTTCAATCCTGTGGTATTTGA